The Micromonospora sp. NBC_01740 genome includes a window with the following:
- a CDS encoding amylo-alpha-1,6-glucosidase encodes MGDDQVGILDGTTFVVCDRAGDMVPSPDTPLGLFAHDTRLLSKWVLTIDGERLSTLAIDDIHYFENRFYLVPGHQDVYVNSTLSVRRVHTLDAGLHEELSITNHAGQPVDLTVRVEVDADFADVFEVKDATARKKGRHYRRVDDGRLVLGYERERFRRETIVSATTPVELDEDGLTFTVHLEPHGRWRTRLTAEPDLPMPRGLERLTIPGRTRGRDKERRLKDWLAEAPRLESGFEPLRGAYRRSLIDLAALRFSPFLAEDRSVPAAGLPWFMSLFGRDSILTSLQALPFAPDLAATTLRVLALRQGSRVDDFREEEPGRILHEMRYGEMSVFEETPHTPYFGSADATPLFLVLLDEYERWTGDAALVRSVEQEARAAIDWIDHYADLTGSGYISYERRNTRNGLENQCWKDSWDGISYQDGRLPGFPRATCELQGYAYDAKMRTARLARTIWDDPAYADRLERDAAELRQRFNRDFWVADGEYMALALDGDGRQVDALSSNIGHLLWSGIVDESKAAALARHLMSPALFSGWGVRTLAESAGRYNPIGYHVGTIWPFDNSFIAWGLRRYGYGDEAARIAAGILDAAVFYDGRLPEAFAGYSRAETKYPVNYPTACSPQAWSAGATLLLLRTMLGLQPVGEDLVIRPALPASLDFVALLDIPGRWGRLDAYGRGPASAGGQGYQPAPQQLSAP; translated from the coding sequence GTGGGTGACGACCAGGTGGGCATCCTGGACGGCACGACCTTCGTGGTCTGTGACCGGGCGGGCGACATGGTCCCGTCGCCCGACACCCCGCTCGGCCTCTTCGCCCACGACACGCGCCTGCTGTCGAAGTGGGTGCTGACGATCGACGGGGAGCGGTTGAGCACCCTCGCCATCGACGACATCCACTACTTCGAGAACCGGTTCTACCTGGTCCCCGGCCACCAGGACGTCTATGTCAACAGCACGCTCTCCGTGCGGCGGGTACACACGCTCGACGCCGGCCTGCACGAGGAACTCAGCATCACCAACCATGCCGGCCAGCCGGTCGACCTGACCGTCCGGGTCGAGGTGGACGCCGACTTCGCGGACGTCTTCGAGGTCAAGGACGCGACGGCGCGGAAGAAGGGCCGGCACTACCGGCGCGTCGACGACGGGCGCCTCGTCCTCGGCTACGAGCGGGAGCGGTTCAGGCGGGAGACGATCGTCTCCGCGACGACGCCGGTGGAACTGGACGAGGACGGGCTGACGTTCACGGTCCACCTCGAACCGCACGGCAGGTGGCGGACCAGGCTGACCGCGGAGCCGGACCTCCCGATGCCGCGGGGGCTGGAACGGCTCACGATTCCGGGGCGGACGCGCGGCCGGGACAAGGAGCGTCGGCTCAAGGACTGGCTGGCGGAGGCGCCCCGGCTGGAATCCGGATTCGAGCCCCTGCGCGGCGCGTACCGGCGCAGCCTCATCGACCTGGCCGCGCTGCGGTTCAGCCCCTTCCTCGCCGAGGACCGGAGCGTGCCGGCCGCCGGCCTGCCCTGGTTCATGAGCCTGTTCGGCCGGGACAGCATCCTCACCAGCCTGCAGGCGCTGCCGTTCGCGCCCGATCTCGCCGCCACCACCCTCAGGGTGCTCGCGCTCCGGCAGGGCAGCCGGGTCGACGACTTCCGGGAGGAGGAGCCCGGCCGGATCCTGCACGAGATGCGGTACGGGGAGATGAGCGTGTTCGAGGAGACGCCGCACACGCCCTACTTCGGCAGTGCCGACGCCACTCCCCTGTTCCTGGTGCTGCTCGACGAGTACGAACGCTGGACCGGCGACGCCGCGCTCGTCCGCTCGGTCGAACAGGAGGCGCGGGCGGCGATCGACTGGATCGACCACTATGCCGACCTGACGGGCAGCGGCTACATCTCCTACGAGCGGCGCAACACCCGCAACGGCCTGGAGAACCAGTGCTGGAAGGACTCCTGGGACGGCATCTCGTACCAGGACGGGCGGCTGCCCGGCTTCCCCAGGGCGACCTGCGAGTTGCAGGGGTACGCGTACGACGCGAAGATGCGCACCGCCCGGCTCGCCCGGACGATCTGGGACGACCCGGCGTACGCGGACCGGCTGGAACGGGACGCCGCCGAGCTCAGGCAGCGCTTCAACCGCGACTTCTGGGTCGCCGACGGCGAGTACATGGCCCTCGCGCTCGACGGTGACGGCCGTCAGGTGGACGCGCTGTCGTCCAACATCGGCCACCTGCTGTGGAGCGGCATCGTCGACGAGTCGAAGGCCGCCGCCCTGGCGCGACACCTGATGTCGCCCGCGCTGTTCAGCGGCTGGGGGGTGCGCACGCTGGCCGAGAGCGCGGGCCGCTACAACCCGATCGGGTACCACGTCGGGACGATCTGGCCGTTCGACAACTCGTTCATCGCCTGGGGCCTGCGCCGTTACGGGTACGGCGACGAGGCAGCCCGGATCGCCGCCGGGATCCTGGACGCGGCGGTCTTCTACGACGGCCGGCTGCCCGAGGCGTTCGCCGGCTACAGCCGGGCCGAGACCAAGTACCCGGTCAACTATCCCACCGCGTGCAGCCCGCAGGCGTGGTCCGCCGGGGCCACCCTGCTGCTGTTGCGCACGATGCTCGGGCTGCAACCGGTCGGCGAAGACCTCGTGATCAGGCCCGCTCTGCCCGCTAGTCTCGACTTTGTGGCGCTGCTCGACATTCCGGGGCGGTGGGGGCGCCTCGACGCGTACGGCAGAGGGCCGGCCAGCGCGGGCGGCCAGGGCTACCAGCCGGCGCCGCAGCAGCTCTCCGCCCCGTGA
- a CDS encoding cysteine hydrolase yields MRELDPMRTAVVGVHWQHEVVSPDGVFGPFFAEQVSRHRVASYAAQVAAAVRASGGLVVYTRVAYRPGYPDLIPNTPSFAMVRERQAYLEGAPKARIVDELAPEAGDVVITLVRLTGFFGSELDTVLRRRGVDTVLFTGVATNLSVTGTVFEAVNHGYRPVVVSDACTAATDEAHRASLETLGQLGEVVTTAEAVDRLSR; encoded by the coding sequence ATGCGAGAACTCGACCCGATGCGGACCGCCGTCGTCGGCGTCCACTGGCAGCACGAGGTCGTCAGTCCCGACGGGGTGTTCGGTCCGTTCTTCGCCGAGCAGGTCTCCCGGCACCGCGTCGCCTCGTACGCGGCGCAGGTCGCCGCGGCGGTGCGCGCGAGTGGCGGCCTCGTCGTCTACACGCGGGTCGCGTACCGGCCCGGATACCCGGACCTCATCCCCAACACGCCCAGCTTCGCCATGGTCCGGGAGCGGCAGGCCTACCTCGAGGGCGCGCCGAAGGCCCGGATCGTCGATGAACTCGCGCCGGAGGCCGGTGACGTCGTCATCACCCTCGTCCGGCTCACCGGCTTCTTCGGCAGCGAACTCGACACCGTGCTGCGGCGCCGGGGCGTGGACACCGTCCTGTTCACCGGTGTCGCCACCAACCTCTCCGTCACCGGCACCGTGTTCGAGGCGGTCAACCACGGCTACCGGCCGGTGGTGGTCTCCGACGCGTGCACCGCCGCGACCGACGAGGCGCATCGGGCGAGCCTGGAGACACTGGGGCAACTCGGCGAGGTGGTCACCACCGCCGAGGCCGTCGACCGCCTGTCGAGGTGA